In Flavobacterium gelatinilyticum, a genomic segment contains:
- a CDS encoding YtxH domain-containing protein, translating to MGLSSFFKNLFGPAKETAEDFADKAETIAEGAITKIQEVSEPILQTAADFANEAKNALTEYADKASDTLHDIIDSITESTDENHRVITETVFDVSEDSVSEISEESDK from the coding sequence ATGGGATTATCATCATTTTTCAAGAATTTATTCGGCCCGGCGAAAGAAACCGCAGAAGATTTTGCAGATAAAGCCGAAACGATCGCAGAAGGAGCGATTACAAAAATCCAGGAAGTCTCCGAACCTATTCTCCAAACTGCCGCCGACTTTGCAAATGAGGCAAAAAATGCCTTAACTGAATATGCAGATAAAGCATCGGACACTTTACATGATATTATTGATTCGATTACCGAAAGTACTGACGAAAACCATCGTGTAATTACAGAAACTGTTTTTGATGTAAGCGAAGATTCGGTAAGCGAAATAAGTGAAGAATCTGACAAGTAA
- a CDS encoding mechanosensitive ion channel family protein translates to MDMDTGQLSNYAAKFINILIDYSPKLISAFLILFVGLYAIRLINRVIRKIMVKRNLDPTLTKFLADILLWALRILLFVTFISKLGIETSSFVAILGAMGLAVGLSLQGSLSNFAGGMLIIVFKPFKVGDTIEAQGVIATVLEIQIFVTKMLTGNNQTVFVPNGALSNGTIINYSMQGERRADLTFSISYDSDIKKAKDILLSVLTNNPKVLQQPAPEVFVKNLSASSVDFAVRPWAKNANYGAVFSETLENCKAALDEAGISVQPFTLQK, encoded by the coding sequence ATGGACATGGATACGGGGCAGTTAAGTAATTATGCTGCAAAATTTATCAACATTTTAATCGATTATTCTCCAAAATTAATCTCGGCATTTCTAATTTTATTTGTTGGATTATATGCTATTCGATTAATCAACAGAGTCATTCGAAAAATAATGGTTAAGAGAAATCTTGACCCAACCTTAACAAAATTTCTTGCTGATATTTTGCTATGGGCGCTTCGAATTTTATTATTTGTAACTTTTATTTCAAAACTCGGAATCGAGACTTCTTCGTTTGTTGCCATTTTAGGTGCAATGGGACTTGCTGTTGGTTTATCACTGCAAGGTTCTCTTTCTAACTTTGCAGGAGGAATGCTTATTATCGTTTTTAAACCCTTTAAAGTTGGCGATACGATCGAAGCTCAGGGTGTAATTGCAACGGTTCTGGAAATTCAGATTTTTGTAACTAAGATGCTTACGGGAAATAATCAAACCGTTTTTGTTCCAAATGGTGCTTTATCCAACGGAACGATTATTAATTATTCGATGCAGGGCGAAAGAAGAGCTGATCTGACTTTTTCAATTTCGTACGATTCTGATATTAAAAAAGCAAAGGATATTCTTTTAAGTGTTTTAACAAACAATCCGAAAGTGCTGCAACAGCCGGCACCGGAAGTTTTCGTTAAAAATTTATCAGCAAGTTCTGTTGATTTTGCAGTTCGTCCGTGGGCTAAAAATGCCAATTACGGAGCTGTTTTTTCTGAAACGCTGGAAAATTGCAAAGCCGCTTTGGACGAAGCAGGAATTTCTGTTCAGCCGTTTACACTTCAAAAATAA
- the tsaB gene encoding tRNA (adenosine(37)-N6)-threonylcarbamoyltransferase complex dimerization subunit type 1 TsaB: MSFILNIETATKNCSVSVAKNGESVLCREIAEEGYSHAEKLHVFIEEVIAESGISVQDLAAVAVSQGPGSYTGLRIGVSAAKGLCFALNIPLIAVDTLQTLASKASVSEGKIIPMLDARRMEVYSEIFNHDLKAEREIQAEIITEDSFSEFTEKIYFVGDCAEKCKPVLTKENFVFLEDIKYPSANEMSKISYDKYQKSDTVDVAYFEPYYLKDFMIAPPSKKQ, encoded by the coding sequence TTGTCTTTTATTCTCAATATCGAAACCGCTACCAAAAATTGTTCAGTATCAGTTGCTAAAAACGGAGAATCCGTTTTATGCAGGGAAATCGCTGAAGAAGGATATTCACATGCCGAAAAACTACATGTTTTTATAGAAGAAGTGATAGCAGAGTCGGGAATTTCTGTTCAGGATTTAGCGGCAGTTGCCGTGAGTCAGGGCCCGGGTTCTTATACCGGTTTACGAATTGGGGTTTCGGCAGCAAAAGGTTTGTGTTTTGCTTTGAATATTCCATTAATTGCAGTTGATACTTTACAGACTCTGGCTTCAAAAGCTTCGGTTTCAGAAGGAAAAATTATTCCCATGCTGGATGCCCGCAGAATGGAAGTATACAGTGAAATTTTTAATCATGATTTAAAAGCCGAAAGAGAAATTCAGGCTGAAATTATCACCGAAGATTCGTTTTCAGAATTCACAGAAAAAATCTACTTTGTTGGTGATTGTGCAGAGAAATGCAAACCTGTTTTGACAAAAGAAAATTTTGTATTTCTGGAAGATATCAAATACCCTTCGGCAAACGAAATGAGTAAAATCAGTTATGATAAATACCAAAAAAGCGACACTGTTGATGTCGCTTATTTTGAACCGTATTATTTAAAAGATTTTATGATAGCACCGCCGTCAAAAAAACAATAA
- a CDS encoding efflux RND transporter periplasmic adaptor subunit — protein MSKKVIYFLAGAVLLIVVLVVLSKSGVIGNKDEGKEVETSKVTASTIVETVSATGKIQPEIEVKLSSMVSGEIIALNVKEGQVVKKGDLLVKINPDLYTSGLERSVANLAGTKAGLTQSDASFKEAKANYDRNKTLYDKGVISRSDWDKAVSTYEVAKATKQSAYYNVESAAASVTEARDNLGRTTIYSPADGTISVLNVELGERVLGTQQMAGTELLRVANLNNMEVEVDVNENDIVKIKIGDEANVEVDAYLKKKFKGVVTSISNSASTTLTSDQVTNFKVKVRIIKESYQDLLEGKPAAYSPFRPGMTATVDIITTTKNNVLAVPISAVVVKSDTAAVKDFTVEDPNEKKTAPKSDKKFECVFVKAGDKAKIRIIKTGIQDDTNIEVMSGLKPGDVVITGPYTTVSKELNSGDKVKLKKAETPKK, from the coding sequence ATGTCAAAAAAAGTAATTTACTTCTTGGCCGGAGCCGTACTTCTTATAGTTGTTTTAGTCGTTCTGTCTAAATCCGGAGTAATAGGAAATAAAGACGAAGGAAAAGAGGTCGAAACCTCAAAAGTAACAGCTTCAACTATTGTTGAAACCGTTTCGGCAACAGGTAAAATTCAGCCGGAAATTGAGGTTAAACTTTCTTCAATGGTTTCGGGCGAAATTATCGCCTTAAATGTAAAAGAAGGACAGGTTGTTAAAAAAGGAGATTTACTTGTAAAAATAAATCCGGATTTATATACCTCCGGATTAGAAAGATCTGTAGCGAATCTGGCAGGTACAAAAGCTGGTTTAACACAATCTGACGCCAGTTTTAAAGAAGCAAAAGCCAATTACGATCGTAATAAAACATTATACGACAAAGGCGTAATCTCAAGATCAGACTGGGATAAAGCCGTTTCTACTTACGAAGTAGCCAAAGCAACCAAACAAAGTGCATATTATAATGTAGAGAGCGCGGCAGCATCGGTTACAGAAGCAAGAGACAATTTAGGACGTACCACTATTTATTCTCCGGCAGACGGTACTATATCAGTGCTGAATGTTGAATTGGGAGAGCGTGTTTTAGGAACGCAGCAAATGGCCGGAACAGAACTTTTAAGAGTGGCCAACCTGAACAATATGGAAGTTGAAGTTGATGTAAACGAAAATGATATTGTAAAAATTAAAATTGGGGACGAAGCAAATGTTGAAGTAGATGCCTATTTGAAGAAAAAATTCAAAGGTGTCGTGACCAGTATTTCTAACTCGGCAAGTACTACACTGACTTCGGATCAGGTTACGAATTTTAAAGTTAAAGTCCGTATTATAAAAGAATCGTATCAGGATTTATTAGAAGGAAAACCAGCGGCTTATTCTCCTTTCAGACCCGGAATGACAGCTACAGTTGATATTATTACCACCACAAAAAACAATGTTTTGGCAGTGCCTATTAGTGCTGTAGTAGTAAAATCAGATACAGCTGCTGTGAAAGATTTTACAGTTGAAGATCCAAATGAGAAAAAAACAGCACCAAAAAGCGATAAAAAATTCGAATGCGTTTTTGTAAAAGCCGGTGACAAAGCTAAAATCAGAATTATTAAAACCGGAATTCAGGACGATACCAATATCGAAGTAATGTCTGGATTAAAACCGGGTGATGTGGTGATTACAGGACCTTACACAACCGTTTCTAAAGAATTAAATTCAGGAGATAAAGTAAAGCTTAAAAAAGCAGAAACTCCGAAGAAATAA
- a CDS encoding TolC family protein, with amino-acid sequence MKINKYNGLVFAMLFGFGLAGHAQTKQWTLEECVRYALENNITIKLTELDVKSAVIEKKGALGSYLPTVNGNASHSWNIGLNVNPVTNIATTQTTQYSSVAVNANVDIYKGLQNQNTYRRTQLGIVASKYQLLKMQEDISLNVANAFLQILSNKEDLKVKKEQLIIDEKRYTRSEEMVNAGTIPRGDLFDLKATVATDKQNIAVSENNLLISKLSLAQLLQLKEFADFDVVDDINAKDENNIMAQTPVDIYNKAKETRTELKLAQTNLEIAEKNVSIARGAYQPTLRGFYQFSTSASYSDRLTSDPITGLPVYVSPDPVMTQFSDNKGHNFGFQLSVPIFNGFSTKNNVERNKVSLEKSKIDLEQKSLDLQRNVYTAFTDAKASLNTYEASTVTLEARQQAYNYAKEKYDVGLMNSFDFTQAQTLLTNAQSEVIRTKYDYMFKIKILEFYFGIPIVPIITK; translated from the coding sequence ATGAAAATAAATAAATATAACGGTCTTGTTTTTGCTATGCTGTTCGGTTTTGGATTAGCCGGACATGCACAAACAAAACAATGGACATTAGAAGAATGTGTGAGATATGCACTAGAAAATAATATCACAATAAAGTTGACAGAACTGGATGTGAAAAGTGCAGTTATTGAAAAAAAAGGTGCTTTAGGAAGTTATCTGCCAACAGTTAATGGTAATGCTTCACATTCATGGAATATTGGTTTGAACGTTAACCCAGTTACCAATATCGCAACTACACAAACCACACAATACTCTTCTGTAGCTGTAAATGCAAATGTTGACATTTATAAAGGTCTGCAAAATCAGAATACATATAGACGAACACAGCTTGGTATTGTAGCTTCAAAATATCAGTTGTTAAAAATGCAGGAAGATATTTCCCTGAATGTGGCAAATGCTTTTCTTCAGATTTTATCAAATAAAGAAGATTTGAAAGTTAAAAAAGAACAGCTGATTATTGATGAAAAGCGATATACCCGTTCTGAAGAAATGGTAAATGCGGGAACGATTCCTCGCGGTGATTTGTTTGATTTGAAGGCAACAGTAGCTACAGATAAGCAGAATATTGCTGTTTCTGAGAATAATTTATTGATTTCAAAATTGAGCCTTGCGCAGCTTTTGCAATTAAAAGAATTCGCAGATTTTGACGTAGTAGATGATATCAATGCGAAAGATGAAAACAATATCATGGCTCAAACACCGGTTGATATTTATAATAAAGCCAAAGAGACAAGAACCGAATTGAAACTGGCTCAGACAAATCTTGAAATTGCAGAGAAAAATGTTTCAATTGCGAGAGGTGCTTATCAGCCAACTTTGAGAGGATTTTATCAATTCAGTACCAGTGCAAGTTACAGTGACAGACTAACAAGTGATCCTATTACAGGACTGCCTGTTTATGTATCTCCAGATCCGGTTATGACTCAGTTTAGTGATAATAAAGGACATAATTTTGGATTTCAGTTAAGTGTTCCTATTTTTAATGGCTTTTCTACCAAAAACAATGTTGAAAGAAATAAAGTAAGTTTAGAGAAATCTAAAATAGATTTAGAGCAAAAAAGTTTAGATTTGCAACGTAACGTATACACGGCATTTACAGATGCAAAAGCGTCTTTAAATACCTATGAAGCGTCTACTGTTACTTTAGAAGCAAGGCAGCAGGCTTATAATTATGCTAAAGAAAAGTATGATGTGGGGTTGATGAATTCATTTGATTTTACCCAGGCGCAAACTTTGCTGACAAACGCACAGTCTGAAGTTATCAGAACGAAATACGATTACATGTTCAAAATTAAAATACTTGAATTCTATTTTGGCATTCCAATTGTGCCAATTATTACAAAATAA